From the genome of Medicago truncatula cultivar Jemalong A17 chromosome 2, MtrunA17r5.0-ANR, whole genome shotgun sequence:
ATAATGATTCTGCTTCTGGGTCATCTGAGAAAGAGGGTGTTGTAGATTGGTGGGATGAATTCTCAAAGAAGATAAATGGTATGAATTTCATCATCACTGTATTCAATTTATATAATTGCTAAACTTTTCATGCctgatatttgattttttgctGATGAATCATTGTTTGCTATGATGAATGTgttggttttcaattttcatatcTATTTTACATCAAGATAAAGACCCCTTATTTGACTTTCAAGTTGACTGTCATTCTGATGTGTAATCTTCGTCAATCATGGAATATTTAATCAAATTGCATTATGATTAACCTTCAACATAACtgtcgataaaaaaaaaacttgaacatGTTTGTGTATCAGTAGTACATTGTTTTTCTTACGGAAAATGTTAGTAGCTAGAATTTGAACCCTAAACCTCATTCTGAAACTCCCAAGGGTATCCTGAATTAACCACTTAAGTTACGCCTTGGGGACTACATCGTACATTGTTGATGGTGTATGTTAAGTGTCTTTGGAGATTGAAGCTTTTTTCATGGTTGTTATTTGTCTGTGATTTCTGGTTTATATGAGGAGCAATAACACGTCTATATTTCTAGAGTATCCAAATGTTTTCATactaaatatttttgatttcATGTTTTAAAGTAAAGAAAAGAAAGCACATATATATAGTTCTCTTAATCTATATTTATCTGATCACAttcttttttacatattttatgagcTAGTTAACCTAAATTAACTGAATTGATATACTAGTTCAGTTTTTTGGCTCAAATCATTTTAGCCTACACATTCTGTTATGCTCAAGTGGTTAATTTAAGCCTAAGTATATCAGCCTGATGGTAGCAATTAGTATGCGTGTAGCAGGAAGCATGACAGAACAGATTTTAGTTTCACTGTATTTGATATTATATGTTTTGcatttgttttatctttgagGAATTTAGTTGGTTCCCGCCATTGTTGGACGAATCAAAATGAGGAACTGTAAGTTAATTATCACATCATGTCCTGTGGTGGAAATAGAATTCATACTAATTAGATTGTTCAAAACTGAGTTTGATGACAAATCATGTTTTTacaactttgtttttcattgGACAAAAGTCTTAACAACTTGAAATACGATTTTCAGGCAGAAAAGCAATGCAGCTTCTGCTTTCTGACTCTAGCTTTATGACATGATTTGATTGCCTTATTTCAAGATTCAGGGTTTGGTATATAGATGTTATTTACAAATTTGTATAGTTCTAAGTAATACATTAcatttgcatatatttatgagCTCTTCCTTGTGACATATGATCATCATGGTTCCTTTAATCAAACCATTTACTGAAACCAGACCATGTGTTACTGAAAACCTTTTTCAGTataattatttgatatttaGGTCAATTCTGCTGCTTGAGTTAGTCACAACCAGTGTTCAGTTTTGAAAGCTTATGATTTAATCTAATAAGCTTTAAATGTAACTTTAGATGATTGATAGCTcgtattttaataattttgatagGCTgcatggataattttttttttttaactgaatAAGCCAAAAGGTTTAACAACTTACATTTCAAAGCAGCATCAGCCGCTATACATGCTTATAGGTTATAGAAAACAAATTGTGCTATTGTGTAGGTTGGTTATAGAAAACATGAAACTTGTTTAATAACCTTTTAGGACTAGCCATTcacatttttagaaattttctGGGATAAAAGTCGAATAAAAATACAAGGTAATAATACCATTTTATGCAGGTTGATTATATTATGCTATTATTGAAGAACTCACATATTTAGTAAACTTTGGTGTTTTTCTGTTGTGTTATCATTAGTGATGTCAGTTTGGTACATTTTTCAAGGATGGTGTTATTTCTAGGAACATGAATAGGATATAATACAATTTTAGAAGTCCATCAGATGAGGTTTTCTCACAGTCACTCTCTAATCTTTTAATCTAAATCATTTTAGTATCATTGTTATGCATTGCTGCAACTCAGGCATGTTATTGTCTTAAACTATGATGATAATTTAGTTGTATGCTTGTTTTTCTCTTACTGTATTTTCTTCAGATTCGTGTATAAATAGTTTCCTCAAACCTTAGAACTTGTGTTTATTGGCAGGTCTTCAGAAGTCACCACCAATGATATCGAGAAAGACGTTTGAGTACATATGTTCACTTGTCAAGGACGATATGACAACAAAATCCGCGCATTTGACATTTACAAACGGAAAGCCAATGTCTTTATTTGATCAAGTAGCCGTGGCACTGAGGAGATTAGGATCTGGCGACTCGCTTGTCACAGTTGGCGATTCATTTGGGCTAACCTACTCAACTGTTTCACAAGTAACATGGCGATTTGTGGAATCCATGGAGGACAGAGGGCTTCATCACCTTCAATGGCCTTCAACGCAAGAGGAAATGAATGCAATCAAgtcaaaatttgagaaaatacaagGATTCCCGAATTGCTGTGGCGCTGTTGATGCTACTCACATCACAATGTGTTTACCTGCAACTGATCATTCAAGTGATGTGTGGCTTGATCATAGAAACAACCACAGCATGGTTTTGCAAGCAATAGTTGATCCTGACATGAAGTTCCGTGACATAGTCACCGGTTGGCCTGGTAAATTGGAGGACTGGTCAATATTCGAgagttcaaatttcaacaaactTTGTGATAAAGGAGAAAGATTAAatggaaacaaattaaaattatctgAAGGATCAGAAATAAGGGAATATATAATTGGTGATTCAGGTTATCCTCTATTGCCTTATCTTGTTGTTCCTTATAAAGAGAAAGAACTCTTAGAGTCAGAGGCAAAAACTCATTTTAACAAGCTGCATTTGGCAACAAGGATGGTGGCACAAAGAGCATTGACAAGGCTTAAGGAGATGTGGAGAATCATTCGTGGAAATATGTGGCGGCCGGACAAACATCGTTTGCCAAGGATTATTCTTGTTTGTTGCTTACTTCACAACATTGTCATTGATATGCAAGATGAAGTGAAGGATGAATTGCTCTATTTGTATCATAATAATCATGACTCTGGGTACCATCAACTTATTTGTGAAGGTGTTGATGAGATGGGAGTGGCACTAAGAGAAAGTTTGTCTCACTACTTGAATGGAAGGTTGTATCCATGATTTTTTTAACTTAGCCAACAAGTAAAGTTATCCCCCAAATAGAAAACTTGGTCACCAAGATTATCTCCTCGACCGTATGTGCCTAATAGGATTATATGCTGTTTTTAgatgtgaaggtgagaaaaacacaatagcggggttgaattgtgttactAATTTTTTTGCTATTTAAAAGGTTTGAACATATTCGGTTTGGGTTTGAGTTTTCTAAACAAAAGTAATGATAAAAACTTGAAGTAAACTACTAGAAGGTAAGAGATAAAGTAAAGAAATAGGAGATATAAATGACATAGTATGTTTATATTGATTTATTATCCAACGATAGCCAGTCCAGGCCACCTCTGAAAAATGTCACATGTCGGTTTTTTTAAGAGTCATTTGGttgaaaaaattagattttcaACCAAGGTGATATGGGTTCATGACTGgcacaccacaaaaaaaaaaaaaaaaaaaaaagacaagtgctgtgtgttttttttattacataacATTGTTGAGactttaaatattattaatttaatatcatttaatttaacaattacatctttaactatttatccttAGTTCCAAATTAAGAATTATATAGTTAAATTATTAAGTTAACGATATTTTAAGGTATAAACAATGGTAACCTATTTGGGTTGGTCTGGTGGTATTGACCTGAGATCTGGGAGTATGCTCCTCCTCGAAGTCTTAGGTTCAATTTTCTCTGATGTCAATTTGGATGgactaatttaatttattaaaaaaaaaaaaaaaagggtataaACAACGATCACATCAGTAAAAAAGCTATGTGTAGTCTATCATGGAACTCTTGTTAGACATATGTCATAATTGTGATGACTCAATTTggtaaataaaaatcaaacgaCCAAAGTTTGTAGCAAACTTTTGTCAAtactaaaaatgaaattgttagATTTATAGacataaaaaaacacatttaaccatttattaatatttatcttcttttttgagggatttattaatatttatctaatccttcaaaaaaaaaatctagcgTTTAATgatgcaaaaaaaaacttacaatagcatttaaatatttttattgattcaacaattataattgattaattaattttccctaaaaaaaaattgattaattaatttaattagtatGAGAAATTTCCTTATTGTCATGCATAACACCACGATGCAGACTATCAAGAGTTTCCCTAAATAAAAGAGATACTTGtttaatttaagtaaaaaatgctaaaaaactatcaattaaaatcataaaaatataaaaataccaccaaaaaattctaaaaataaaataaaactaatgcaaatttttataaaaaaaaaaaatgaaaaatgggtctaaacgatgaaattttggattttgatgggCGGAGTCCTGTAAGGAGTCTCTTCTACGAGAGTcatccttgaattttttctaattttctggggaagtttcggagcaatccgatcaagttgcccgaaaatccaatttttaactaagaacaggtaacaatgacccaaaacagaaggatgaaagttaggaagattaatattgtccataaaatgactatccatgttacaaacatgtttaaaatttgtgctgatacagttcggtttatataatctgaactgtttttctctttaaaaaggGTGTTTACGGGGTgttcggattatgtaatccagAAAAATTATGTAGCACCCTATTTTTTTGTagtttccggattacaaaatccggaaaaatccgaatttttgaaaaactcaaattttcaccctataacaaagaaaaatatgaatccGGATTACACAAaggcatttttgaaaaatttacagAACGCGCTAGAAATGTAAAGGGTGGGAAAAATAATACCTaatttttatcaaagaaaaattagaataaGAAAGTGGTGCGTTAGTCCAAAAGAAGAGACAACTTTTAGACTAAAAAATACTAGCacaaatttacataaaaaatgctGCCCTTGTGACATTTGTTAAAATATACTATAATAAATAAGTTCGTATCAAAAAGCAGTGTGACATTATCGAtaagataaaactaaaaatttatatttttaagacaaagtTTTCTATTAATGAATTCGTTAATCAATACGCTTTAGGTTTTAGTTTACCTCTTCAAAATATTTGTCTAATTTTAACTGAACTAATGTGCACCTCAATTTTGAATGGTAGAGAGAATTCAAAGGCTATTACTTTTGCACCATACTTTTTCTCGCACGTcctatttatttttgggttgtATAATCCGAATTGAGTTTTCCTCTTGTTTtagggtgaaaaaaaaaaagagtttttcactaattcaaattttataatccgaacacACCCCAAAAAGATAGGGTGCATTCCTTACTTTTTTTCGAATTAAACACTATTATTCAGGGGAAAGACAGTTCGGATAATATAATCTGAACTGTATCAACACAAATTCTGAACATGTTTGTAACTTGAATATTGATTTTAAGGGTTATATTAATTTTCCTAACTCCCATCATTCTgttttaagttgttgttagttGGTTTCAGTCGGAAATCCGATTTTCGAGCTACTCGATcagattgctccgaaactttc
Proteins encoded in this window:
- the LOC112419094 gene encoding protein ALP1-like, coding for MGPVRGIKKRRKTEKSYDNNNDSASGSSEKEGVVDWWDEFSKKINGLQKSPPMISRKTFEYICSLVKDDMTTKSAHLTFTNGKPMSLFDQVAVALRRLGSGDSLVTVGDSFGLTYSTVSQVTWRFVESMEDRGLHHLQWPSTQEEMNAIKSKFEKIQGFPNCCGAVDATHITMCLPATDHSSDVWLDHRNNHSMVLQAIVDPDMKFRDIVTGWPGKLEDWSIFESSNFNKLCDKGERLNGNKLKLSEGSEIREYIIGDSGYPLLPYLVVPYKEKELLESEAKTHFNKLHLATRMVAQRALTRLKEMWRIIRGNMWRPDKHRLPRIILVCCLLHNIVIDMQDEVKDELLYLYHNNHDSGYHQLICEGVDEMGVALRESLSHYLNGRLYP